One Micropterus dolomieu isolate WLL.071019.BEF.003 ecotype Adirondacks linkage group LG23, ASM2129224v1, whole genome shotgun sequence DNA window includes the following coding sequences:
- the rps6kb1a gene encoding ribosomal protein S6 kinase beta-1 isoform X3, which produces MKVLKKAMIVRNAKDTAHTKAERNILEEVKHPFIVDLIYAFQTGGKLYLILEYLSGGELFMQLEREGIFMEDTACFYLAEISMALGHLHQKGIIYRDLKPENIMLNNNGHVKLTDFGLCKESIHDGTVTHTFCGTIEYMAPEILMRSGHNRAVDWWSLGALMYDMLTGAPPFTGENRKKTIDKILKCKLSLPPYLTQEARDLLKKLLKRNASLRLGAGPGDATEVQAHPFFRHINWDDLLAGKVEPPFKPSLQSADDASQFDSKFTSQTPVDSPDDSTLSESANQVFLGFTYVAPSVLENVKEKFSFEPKVRSPRKFPGSPRTPVSPLKFVGGDCWPRGPMLTGSPSLQPMEVSTVEQMDTNSSGNSEASAPLPIRHPSGINAGPYKKQAYPMNSKRPEHLRMNL; this is translated from the exons GCCATGATTGTGCGTAATGCAAAGGACACGGCGCACACCAAAGCTGAGAGGAACATCTTGGAGGAGGTGAAGCATCCTTTCATTGTGGATCTCATCTATGCCTTCCAGACCGGGGGAAAGTTGTACCTCATCCTGGAGTATCTGAGCG GTGGGGAACTGTTTATGCAACTGGAAAGAGAGGGCATCTTCATGGAAGACACAGCATG TTTCTACCTGGCCGAGATCTCGATGGCACTGGGTCACCTGCACCAGAAAGGCATCATCTATAGGGACCTGAAGCCTGAGAACATCATGCTCAACAACAACG GACATGTGAAGTTGACAGACTTCGGCCTATGCAAAGAGTCCATCCATGACGGAACGGTCACCCACACCTTCTGTGGCACTATCGAATATAT GGCTCCAGAGATCCTAATGAGGAGTGGACACAACCGAGCAGTGGACTGGTGGAGTTTGGGAGCTCTCATGTACGACATGCTGACAGGAGCA CCTCCATTCACTGGTGAAAACCGAAAGAAGACAATTGACAAAATCTTGAAATGCAAACTCAGCCTTCCACCTTACCTCACACAAGAAGCCAGGGACCTCCTGAAAAAG CTGCTGAAACGAAATGCCTCATTGCGTTTGGGGGCCGGACCAGGAGATGCCACTGAGGTCCAG GCCCACCCATTCTTCCGGCATATAAATTGGGACGACCTCCTCGCTGGCAAAGTAGAGCCTCCGTTCAAACCTTCCCTG CAATCGGCTGATGACGCCAGCCAGTTCGACTCCAAGTTCACCAGCCAGACGCCGGTGGACAGCCCCGACGACTCCACGCTCAGCGAAAGCGCCAATCAAGTCTTCCTG GGTTTCACATATGTAGCCCCATCTGTGCTTGAAAACGTCAAAGAAAAGTTCTCGTTCGAGCCAAAGGTCCGCTCACCACGGAAGTTCCCCGGTAGCCCAAGAACACCTGTGAG TCCACTAAAGTTTGTAGGAGGGGACTGCTGGCCCCGGGGACCCATGCTGACCGGCAGCCCTTCCCTGCAACCCATGGAGGTATCGACAGTGGAGCAAATGGACACAAACAGTAGTGGCAACTCTGAAGCCTCTGCGCCACTTCCCATCAGGCACCCCTCAGGCATTAATGCTGGGCCCTACAAAAAGCAGGCCTACCCCATGAACTCCAAGCGGCCCGAACATCTACGAATGAACCTATGA